Proteins encoded in a region of the Pseudothermotoga elfii DSM 9442 = NBRC 107921 genome:
- a CDS encoding YbaB/EbfC family nucleoid-associated protein, translated as MKKIKGFGGKSYGKIDKSSGFEQIQQKMRDEIEKLENSFENIEVSSTSGGGAVKVTAKCNYEIVSIEYEDSLLEDREMFNDLIVAAINEALREVTKKREEELSKIVGLSGLPGL; from the coding sequence GTGAAAAAAATAAAAGGGTTTGGTGGAAAAAGTTATGGCAAAATTGATAAGAGTAGCGGGTTTGAGCAGATTCAACAAAAAATGAGAGACGAGATTGAGAAACTCGAAAATTCTTTTGAAAACATAGAAGTTTCATCTACATCGGGTGGCGGAGCAGTAAAGGTAACAGCCAAGTGCAATTATGAAATTGTCTCTATTGAGTATGAAGATTCTTTGCTGGAAGATAGAGAAATGTTCAATGACTTGATAGTTGCGGCTATTAATGAGGCGTTGCGAGAGGTAACAAAAAAACGCGAGGAGGAGCTTTCAAAAATAGTTGGGTTGAGTGGATTACCTGGTTTGTGA
- the dnaX gene encoding DNA polymerase III subunit gamma/tau, whose translation MEALYRKYRPKNFDQIIDQLQAKLVLQNALLKNKISHAYIFSGPRGTGKTSVARILAKALNCSNRKGYEPCCECESCLSIDRGTHPDVIELDAASNRGIDEIRKIRDAVGFKPMLSSHKIYIIDEFHMLTREAFNALLKTLEEPPEKVLFVLATTNLERVPQTIISRCQVIEFRNFSEDAILENIRKVAHFESIELHEDAARMIARRASGGMRDALSYLEQIANYADGQVITPQVVEKALGLVPDEIVQRYIKAIRNGLVKEVGELVDEVHRSGLDVDQLLQSSIEIIEEEISRNPSRDLISIGENLVLILRELKYSENRKAICKLLSMNLASKFESPEKIEHDYEIKNKSTEKSEPVEEKKSSKEKSKIEELLSYLKEQGDMAICIALLQSKISDRGDSIEISLLPSQRFQYEYLREKILEVEYLFKTYVKRNCVVDIRLDEDRERRILQKLQESFPGKIRIEE comes from the coding sequence CCAAAGAACTTCGATCAAATAATAGACCAGCTTCAAGCAAAATTGGTTCTCCAAAATGCATTACTCAAAAATAAGATATCACATGCATATATATTTTCAGGCCCCCGGGGAACCGGCAAGACCTCTGTTGCGAGAATTCTCGCGAAGGCTCTGAATTGCTCAAACAGAAAGGGATATGAGCCATGCTGTGAATGCGAAAGTTGTCTCTCTATCGACAGAGGAACGCACCCAGATGTTATAGAGCTTGATGCAGCTTCAAACAGAGGTATTGATGAAATTCGCAAAATCAGAGACGCAGTTGGATTTAAACCAATGCTCTCGTCGCACAAGATTTATATAATTGATGAGTTTCACATGTTAACTCGTGAAGCATTTAATGCTTTACTGAAAACTCTTGAAGAGCCTCCTGAAAAAGTACTTTTTGTGCTCGCGACAACCAATCTTGAAAGAGTACCACAAACGATAATATCGAGATGCCAGGTCATAGAATTCAGAAATTTTAGCGAAGATGCTATCCTTGAAAACATCAGAAAGGTTGCCCATTTTGAGTCGATAGAGTTGCATGAGGACGCAGCAAGAATGATAGCTAGAAGAGCATCTGGCGGTATGCGTGATGCGTTATCTTACTTAGAGCAAATTGCAAATTATGCTGATGGTCAAGTGATAACGCCACAGGTCGTGGAAAAAGCCCTTGGACTCGTACCAGATGAAATAGTTCAAAGGTACATTAAAGCCATCAGAAACGGACTGGTAAAAGAAGTCGGGGAACTGGTGGATGAGGTACATAGAAGTGGCTTAGATGTCGATCAGTTATTGCAGTCATCTATCGAAATCATAGAAGAAGAAATTTCACGAAATCCATCAAGAGATCTAATATCAATTGGTGAAAATTTGGTTTTGATTCTCAGAGAGCTCAAATATAGTGAGAATAGAAAAGCTATTTGCAAACTCCTTTCGATGAATCTTGCTTCGAAGTTTGAATCACCTGAAAAAATTGAGCATGATTATGAAATCAAAAATAAATCAACCGAAAAATCAGAACCCGTAGAAGAGAAAAAAAGTTCAAAAGAAAAAAGCAAAATAGAGGAACTTCTGAGTTATTTGAAGGAACAGGGCGATATGGCTATTTGTATAGCTTTGTTACAGTCTAAAATCTCAGACAGAGGAGATAGTATTGAGATATCCTTACTACCTTCACAGAGATTTCAGTACGAGTATCTGAGGGAAAAAATCCTTGAAGTTGAATATTTGTTTAAAACATATGTGAAAAGAAACTGCGTGGTAGATATACGCTTGGACGAAGACCGAGAAAGGAGAATCCTCCAGAAACTCCAGGAAAGTTTTCCGGGAAAAATTCGTATAGAGGAGTGA